A segment of the Penaeus monodon isolate SGIC_2016 chromosome 38, NSTDA_Pmon_1, whole genome shotgun sequence genome:
GTGAACTgagcaaattgaaaaaaaagaaatggttagTACTCTAAGGAAAAGTTTTCGCCACGGAACTATTTCAAAAAATGCACCTGAACTGAaagtagtaaaaaacaaaaaaacgtagtAAGAGACAGTAAGACAAATGAAGCGAGTGATCCGTAAGACTTCTGCCTCGCCTTCCCTTGCGGTCCCGTTAAGGTGATCTGTCCTTCGCCGTCGCCGCTCGCTCGGCTGCCGAACGGACGGGGCTTTCTCGAAGGGATTTTTCTGAGGGCAGGGGCAAAACGCACTGATAGTAGACAGAACTTTCTTTTTCAGTAGAAGGGTTTTTAGTTTATTATGCAAACAGAGTTGCGTAAAAGTGCAGCGATGGCAACTGGCCGATAGAGCCTATGGGTTGTAGGGTCAAAGGGCCCAAACTCGCCGAGTCAGTGGGACTCCCTGTTCCTCTTAAAGGGGGCCCTCGTGACACTCCCGAAGAGGATTATGCGTCGGGGGTCACGCCTCACCTGGACGGCGTGCTGGTGTCCGCGTGTGACGGCACGAGTTGTGTTCTCGGCCCTCGCTTTTCAGCACCTGACGCCTCTCGGTTTTAACACTCACAGGCGCACAAAGCGGGGGCATGCTCAGGCTGCTTCCACCGACCCCCTTCATCGGGGGGCAGACCACCTACGcccataaaaagggaagaaaaggacggACAAATGTACCAGAATTGTTTAACGTCTTGCAGACTAAGAAAACCTGGAAGATAAATAAGTGTGTCAGATTTttcacacaggcatacacacatatatatccctacatacatatttacataaaattttttacataatattttgagtgctgatatatatatatatatatatatatatatatatatatatatatgaatatatatattaacatatatatgaatgcatatattaacatatatatgattatatatattaacatatatatgaatatattttaaaacatattttaattattcatatgttttttttttttttttcttcttcttcttttaaaacggtaggtttctgtctgagccgccgtggtcacagcatgatacttaattgtgtttcattaacattatataaatatatattttaaacatatatatgaatatatatacatattggttgtgtgtggtgtgttgtgtgtggtttgttgttttgtgtatattattataatattttatatattatatatatatatatatatatatatatttttgcttactTTTTCCACACATCTCAAAAAACAttactctatatcttatataacttttttgtgtgtgtatttcgtaATGAAATTATCTTCTCTTtaagttgatttttattttcttccaccctttgggagtatctttttttttcttctttctatcatgcagttttctcttgtttttcagaATGTTTATATACAGTTAAAATTCTACTAGgaccattttttctttaaatgtatgcgtgtaataatgaaaaaaagaaactaaactctatatagaagaaaataacaaaaataaaatagacaaataaataaatgaatagataaataaatagacatttaCGAAAAGGAAGGGCCCTTTTCATGgcaaatacattatatttttgaaCTAATTATAAGAGTAAACAAAAATTGAGGCTTCTTTATGTATTCCTTTATTAAACTTACTTTTCTGGTTTGTAATGGCAACCATAAACAAGTTTTATTATAACTTTTCATTTGTGATAATGAAACCTCTCTGTCATCGCAAATACTCTATTTCAGAACCTGCGTCTTGTAACGCACAGACCAAAGGGAACGGCCGTGCTTTCAGCCGTAAGTTGGTCTTGGAGGCCCGTAAATAGGTCTGGGCGAAGCGTACACGGGAATCTCCAAGGATTCCTCCGACTCGGGAAGAGTAACACGCCTTGGCTGGGAGTACACGGGCTTGGCGGAGAGTACACTGCCGGCCGTACTCTCGAGACTCAGCTGAGTCATagcgagcctcgccctcgtagctgacatcagccacgtagccggagtcgccgtccacgtagtACGTCACCTTCTGCGGGACGGCCGcggggagctgcacgtagtaggaaCCCCTGTGTGCGGTCGCCGTCGCGTGActcctggtgaccgaagtcgttgccggagtagtcgtccttcacggGCCCCTCCTGAAGTCGTACTTAGCTTCGCTAGATTCTGATGAGTACTCGAACGAGTCTGCAAAAGTTTTTAATTTCCGTCAATAAAGTTTCAAAGAAAAAAGCGtttgtaataagaaaaatacagcATCTCAAAAACTCAACTGTAATAAAATCAAGCACGGGTTTCCCCACGGGTTTCGTTTTTAAGAATACGTCGGTCGTCTGTTTTGCAACAaccgcccacccccgccccgaACCAGCAACACctgaaaacatataatattatacggtGTTCACTGAAATTGTTTTCTTACATATCTTCAAGTAGCGCAGAACATGACCAGTTCTGCCTCCGAAGTGagttaccttagcttcatctcaaAGACCTTTTGGGATCTCAGTGTGCAGCTCAAAATCGGGACCTGCTTTTATACTTCCAGCGAAGTGACGTCCCTAAGTCTACTTTTTACTGGGGTTtccagaagaaggaaaaaagccaGTGTCGTTATTTCAACACGACGCTAATAAGCtttcgtgtgtgtctatgtatgtgttcatgcGTGTTTCTGaaatttgattgaaaaaaaatctcaatgtgAAATGTATTGCTTTCGTAGAcctctaaaaaaggggaaatgatatTAGAGCAGCGGTTCCCAATTATCCCGATATCGTTACCCCCCATGATCATTATccctcaccttttcctcctcaGTTCTTAAATTCAAGAAAGATATCGGAATGCGAAAttcttaatgtattttatattgagactaattttgcataaaaaacaAAGGATTTAAACAtttaatgattgttttttttttattacagttttgaaTCAAACATTATTTCCTTGGTAATTAAGGGTAAACGACATTACTCATTAATCATTAATGGAAAACCTGTTCGTCCTTTAATGAATCCAGTGTAGAGGACGTGCATAGCGTATATCAGCAACTGCGTCTGTCTGTTGTTTCCTCCTTTGGTTTAGCGTAATGTGGGTTTTTATCATAAAAGATTCATTGtcactatttatttatcattgtgtATTTACGTAGGTATTCGTTCATTTACTTATGCATTTATTTGTCATTCTTCAtcaattaactttaaaaaaaaacaattacttttagAATGGCTCATTACCCTTTTAAACGGCTTCATTAACCCTTGCTTTTAGAGCAACTATCTTTATTTTGGTGCGCGTCTTAGAAAACATTAATACAAATTTATCACGACGTATGGAGGAAAATCTCTCCTACTATATAATGGGattgtgatatatagtatatcttgtTCATTTCATTCCTTGATTACCACTCAGTCTACTCCAAAATTTCTTTGCTTTCTATTcgtgtcactgtcactgtcagaTTTAGCAATACATCTTGTTCCCTACACGAGCCTGCTTTTTGCTGGGGGTTtctaaaggaaggaagaagccaaatataattttctatttcaaCATGAAgctaatagaattttttttcgtgttgtgtgCGCGGTACGtgatgagtgtgcgtgtgtcccGGCAAGTCGTGAGTCTTAAGTAGAAAATAGATCTCGATCCGATGATTCATTGTCTACCGCGTGTtttaagagagggaaaagatctTAGAGGTTATAGACGAACTAGTGATACTATAAATCCACCATGCTTGTTTTTATATTCCCCGTGTGGAATGTAATGCAAGTTCATGTGCACTGTATAGATGTAATTAtccaaacttttttccttttttttttttgggaatattcaattttttccataatttcaggatcgtatttttttaatcaatataacATGTCGTGAATATCGAAGGAAACGCACATGAAGTAAACTGAATGGTAACCATCTGAAAATAGTAAAGGGAGTTCCTTAGagatgatataaatgaaataagagacCCGAGATGCACGTAGTAAGGAACCGCAATCGGGCCCCGACGCGCCTTCCCGGCAGctgctccttcccctccaccgTCTTTTCGCTCGACGCCAGAAGCTTAggcttcttttacattttctatagAGTTTTTACTGAAAATTGGGTATAACATTAAAAATTCTANNNNNNNNNNNNNNNNNNNNNNNNNNNNNNNNNNNNNNNNNNNNNNNNNNNNNNNNNNNNNNNNNNNNNNNNNNNNNNNNNNNNNNNNNNNNNNNNNNNNgtgtaaataataataataataataataataataataataataataataataataataataataataataataaaataataataataataataataaataaataaataataataataatccagaaCATGAGAGCATCTGGGCATCTTTGttagacaaaataaacaaaaaattcatGTCAGACTTTACTTCAGTTGCCCATATAAAAAGGGTTCTGGTAATAAGTTCACCAAAGACTGTCGAAATGAGAGTAATTCTAGTCGACAGGTTTTCTAAGGACTGTAGAAGTGAAAATAATTCTGGTTGGCATTTTATATGTATTCTTTAGAGACTCAAATGTGAATAATTCTGCTcaacatgctctctctctctctctctctctctctctctctctctctctctatatatatatatatatatatatatatatatatatatatatatacatacacatatatataatcaagaacAATAGGGTCAACAGTGTTTCAAGAAACGTTTGTCTCTGATGTCTGATGTGTTCTGTTCATACAGGCGTAAGTATTTGGTTTTAAACAATGGATGCGCGTCTCAAGCAATAaatcatagaaaaatatattgagATTTCccttgataatatttattatttgaacTTAGTGTTTGGTTTCCTGTAGAGATTTCTGAATATGGAATGGTGTAGGTCATATCTAAAGTTTAATTGATATTTGAATTATATAACTCATGTAAGAATTTACTGAGTTGTGTGAACTatgtattgttctttttattataagcaacattaggcaaaaaaaaaaaaaaaaaaaaaaaaaattgcacacaTATCTGAATAAAAGATCTACGATtgctcattatcatttatttggcACATTCACACTAATAAATACATTCGCGACCTTGGAAATTTAGATCATTATAGGATGTGGCTTTTCAACCGAAATGTCTGCGGACGTCCTCATCCGAATGGAGGGACTCGAAGCTGCGGAACTCGAAGGATTCACGGGAGTCGAAGTGACGAGGCCTGACGGGGATGGGTGCAGGTCTCTCGAAGGACTCACGTGAGTCAGGAATGCGTGGTCTGGGGGCTGAGTAGACGGGTCTAGGGGCTGAGTAGACGGGTCTGGGAGCCTCACGAGACTCAGCCGAGTCATAGCGAGCTTCGCCCTCGTAGCTGACGTCGGCTACGTAGCCTGAGTCTCCATTCACGTAGTAAGTGACcttctgcaggcggccgtcggggagctgcacggAATAGGATCCCTGAGTGTTGTCGTTATCGCGAGCctcctggtgaccgaagtcgttgccAGAGTCATCGTGGTCGACAGCCCACTGGAAGTCGTACTTGGCCTCAGTGGATTCGAAGGACTCGAAGGATTCCCTGGATGCTACCTGCATGATAGAACAATTTATTGTTTACAGGATAAGTTTTGGTGCACTACTAAGATCGATAATTTACTCAACAACACGCTGTGCACGTGTATATAAACAgtgcatacatatgcattatgAACAAGGACACCTTGTACATCAAAACGGCATCGTAAGCTTACCCTGGGGGCGCCGTAGGAGAAGCTCGGCTTgtcggcggcggcgacggcggcgaagGCCAGCACGAGGATGATCTGTTGCAGGGAGCAGTAGTAACTAGGTCGTTGGCCAAAGCTTTGTTATACTACATGCAATAATTGTGAATACAATATGATGACAAGAATCTGCCCATTACTCTACACgagtattatgtatatctaccattattattgatattatgagtttattattactattattatcgttattattttaacaaaatgGTAAACAcacaaggagacagacagaaactacTTGTCTTCAGTTGCATTTCCAAACAAAGACAAGATCCACGACCAGTGTTTGGGACCTCACCTTGGTGTTCATGGCGGCTGCGTTGTCGACGGAACTGTGTCTTCGCCTCACTTGCTGACTGTTATATACGGCCAGAATCAGGcctgtttttgtgtgatttttttccctttgaatgaAGTTTTCTTCATACTCCTAGGGAGGGAATCTTTTGCAATATAGTGTCAATGACAACATGATCGTGTGCTGTAGCAGACCAATGCATTTGGTTCTGTTTGGTCTTTATAATGACTTTAGCTGttgcgcggcagataattttaaataattaatcagtCCATAGAAAAAGTGTAAATACATACCTATTACTCCATTTTTTCTGGCAAAATCATCAATGTCCaaaatctatgtacacacacacacacacacagacacacacacacacacacacacacacacacacatatatacttttttcagaTCTCACAGAGGAAAGGTTTTGACTTTGGTTTCATGCATTACCCTCATGAGCCGATTAAACGCCTAGTGTTTACTGTAATGTTTCTACATCTGCATTGCAACTATTGAAATGAAGCTGaccaacagaaaaaataattactCATGTTCATAGTTCATTTTAAAgctcactattattgtttttagtcatTAGAGTAAACCCTTCTATTATACTGTATgagttatatcatatatgattaacTTATTTCTATCCAATTTATGTTACTtagtattttgaattattatcgttattgcaactattattttAGGAGACGCAGCCACAAGGTCGCGACCCCCAGCAGGGTGGGGACCGGCACGTTGGATCTAGACTGGTATATTCTAGTAGGAGTTGGTTCACAAATTCATGGCATATGTGATATTGATTGAACTTATTTTGTGTGATGTGATATGCCAATGCAATATGTTGACATATATGGAcgggtatgtatgcgtgtatgtgtgtgtatgtgtgtgtgtgtgtgtgtgtgtatgtgtgtgtgtgtgtgtgcgtgcgtgcgtgcgtgcgtgtgtgtgtgtgtttgtatgtgtgtgtgttacggttGTCCTCTGTTATATTGTCAGAGGATACATAATGACTCGTTACAGAGAGCGGCAATTTGTATGTATACGTTTAACCATTTTCCCATAGGCAATGTAACAAATACAAGTGTGCGTCTATAAAGTAAACTGAACCGTTGAAACACTATTATGAAAACAATTTCGTCTGGCATGCAAGTTCTTAAAAAAACACTGGCTTGCAAAAGTCCAACGCTACAGATGCTACAAAGTTCAGGTCATATGCGGATTGGCTAACCTTAGGGGCGGCGGCGGCAAGGTCACGACTGCGTCAATTAACCTACACTTTTAAAGCAGTTCCTGAAGTAGCGGTGAAGTTTGACATtagttttttgctttttcaattttcatttttcacatTTCAGGCCGTGTCTTGGTCATCAGCACGtgcaaaattttatttgttacaGGGTGAGCAACAGCAATGATGCAATATGTTTGTTGAGAATAAGGAAAACATGAAACATTTAAATTATGGAATCACGTGAAAATCTGACTTAACTTACATTGCCAGTATCTCATTAgcttataatatatgcaatatattgatCTAAATGTCGGATATCTGTTGTAAATActcgaagaaaaataacaacactgaATAAGAAGTCATTTACTGTGTTGTGAAATAGACCCAACACATATGTTTTAGAATATAACAATCATGTTACCAAAAACCTGCTGTAAAGTCTTTCCATACCTTCTACGTGTAAATTCATCATGGATGAACATATAGTCTGATAATTACTGTTATTCTCTAATCATTAATTCCCCTTATTCGTCCATCCTTATAAATACTACCTATGAACATCTTTGTTGGACGTACtagaaaaagaaatatcataTACTGAAAATAATCTCACCCACGCACATATTCGTCGGGTCCAGGGCTCTCCTGCGTGTTGAACATTTTGGCAGTTTTCTAGACCGACATTATTTCCTGTAAGACTTTCCGTGTTGGTAAAGActgtgaaaaggaaaataattctgATCAACAGTTTCCAATGACTTTAAAGAGAATTGTGGGGATTTCTGAACGACAGGGGATTAGGCATGGCGATTGATTGTAACTAAATTTGAACTCAAGTGAAAATCTACCGAGTTGCTGTGTCAGcaatatttattgatttaaaagCGTTGAGctatatataatgtgcattttattttgtagaacgaagaataaaataaagtttGCGTTTGCTCTTTATCCTGTACCCATTTAGCCTAATAAATACATTCCctactttaaatttatttatgattCTCTTTATAGTATGTGGACCTTCAGCAGATTTAATTCATTATAGTATTTGAACCTTTAGCCGATTTAATTCATTATAGTATGTGAACCTTCAGcagatttaattaattaaaatatgtaaaccTTCAGCTGATTTAATTCACTATAGTATGTGATCTTTCAGCACGTGGGAGTCGAAGCCGCGGAGCTCGAAGGATTCACGCGAGTCGAAGTGACGAGGCCTGACGGGGATAGGTGCAGGCCCCTCGAAGGACTCATGTGAGTCAGGGATGTTTGGTCTGGGGGCTGAATAAACGGGGCTGGGATCCTCGTATGGAACGGGGCCTTGCTAGTTCATCTGTTATTCAGTACGCTGGACTAATAAATGTTACTTAAGTTGCGAAATAGATCAAAAGAATAGAAATCCATCCAGCAAATCACGGACAcacctttctctatatatatctatttataattatgcacatgtgtgtgtatatatatacatatttgtacacacatacataaaagtgtacatacactaatatatgatatatatgtatacgtacacacatgtaaatatatgtatatacaatagagTTTTCAGCACCATTACGTCCAATATACATGAGTTTTAGCACTAGATGAATCTACCTTCGCCAGCTCTACGTGTAGTTACTTAGAAACCATAtgtttcaggagagagagagagaaatacacctATTGTTAACAAACAGTAAGTGATGTTATAAGAGCTGGTGATCCTGAGTTTAGCTTATACTGACAgggaaagtaataattttttgctcaaaataatttatttgacactttcacacaaataaatacactcGCATCTTTTGGAACCTAGGTCATTATTGCACGCGGTCCTTCAGCCGAAGTGTCTGCGGACGTCCTCATCCGAGTGGAAGGACTCGGGGGAGTCGAAGCTGCGGAACTCGAAGGATTCACGGGAGTCGAAGTGACGAGGCCTGACGGGGATGGGTGCGGGCCTCTCGAAGGACTCACGTGAGTCAGGAATGCGTGGTCTGGGGGCTGAGTAGACGGGTCTGGGAGCCTCACGGGACTCAACCGAGTCATAGCGAGCTTCGCCCTCGTAGCTGAC
Coding sequences within it:
- the LOC119596814 gene encoding pro-resilin-like — encoded protein: MNTKIILVLAFAAVAAADKPSFSYGAPRVASRESFESFESTEAKYDFQWAVDHDDSGNDFGHQEARDNDNTQGSYSVQLPDGRLQKVTYYVNGDSGYVADVSYEGEARYDSAESREAPRPVYSAPRPVYSAPRPRIPDSRESFERPAPIPVRPRHFDSRESFEFRSFESLHSDEDVRRHFG